A genomic region of Sulfurihydrogenibium sp. contains the following coding sequences:
- a CDS encoding TolC family protein: RLSTERFKANIANTLEVLESENNYQSAQLTYLNTLYSYNLKIFDLMNLNGE, translated from the coding sequence TTAGACTATCAACAGAAAGATTTAAAGCAAACATAGCAAACACATTAGAAGTATTAGAATCAGAAAATAACTACCAATCAGCACAGCTGACTTATCTAAACACGCTTTATAGCTACAATTTAAAAATTTTTGATTTGATGAATCTTAATGGTGAGTGA
- a CDS encoding cupin domain-containing protein produces the protein MSLIIYKHNFNTKFSDEKVVIEKVVDTQNARILLFFLKKGQIIKLHQSPSDVILTVLEGNGRFFIGSKEKYRDLSPGETILYEPNEPHGFEALENLVVQAIITPIPTKKISL, from the coding sequence GTGAGTTTGATAATCTACAAACATAATTTTAATACCAAATTTTCTGATGAAAAGGTTGTCATAGAAAAAGTAGTAGATACTCAAAATGCAAGAATTTTACTATTCTTTTTAAAGAAAGGTCAGATTATAAAGTTACATCAATCACCATCTGATGTTATTTTAACTGTTTTAGAAGGTAATGGAAGGTTTTTTATTGGAAGTAAAGAAAAATACAGAGATTTAAGTCCAGGAGAGACCATACTTTACGAGCCTAATGAACCTCATGGATTTGAAGCATTAGAAAATTTAGTTGTACAAGCTATAATTACACCTATTCCAACTAAAAAGATTAGCTTGTAA
- a CDS encoding hemerythrin domain-containing protein: protein MFEKEIEELIDEHKAINKVLREFEKKLDNFTVLDAENLLNFVLTEVENHAIKEDEIFLPKVLKIYPNYDAESFSFAHSTIREEADYLKQAIKDVNLGKSKEDILKTYAKKLIRMIYDHFLEEENFFFPDIKRIKEKDGKYIMEEIDLKEEKEWL from the coding sequence ATGTTTGAAAAAGAAATAGAAGAACTAATTGATGAACATAAAGCAATTAATAAAGTTTTAAGAGAATTTGAAAAGAAGTTAGATAATTTTACAGTTTTAGACGCAGAAAATTTACTCAATTTTGTATTAACAGAAGTTGAAAATCATGCGATTAAAGAAGATGAGATATTCTTGCCGAAAGTCTTAAAAATTTATCCAAATTATGATGCAGAATCATTTTCTTTTGCACATTCAACTATTAGAGAGGAAGCAGATTATCTAAAACAAGCTATTAAAGATGTTAACCTTGGAAAATCTAAGGAAGACATCTTAAAGACGTATGCCAAAAAGTTGATAAGAATGATTTACGACCATTTTCTGGAGGAAGAGAATTTCTTTTTTCCAGATATAAAAAGAATCAAAGAAAAAGATGGAAAATATATCATGGAAGAAATAGATTTAAAAGAAGAAAAAGAATGGCTGTAA
- a CDS encoding translocation/assembly module TamB domain-containing protein, with protein sequence MIKIIKDNKYVKFAIKVFLNLASVFIFLSIIFLIFLYVISNYRLILNQFGIFIEDDCNLSKNQFYCSYIKITDKKEFDVNLEKVSGAFNLKSLFNTEPILDLDIGNLKGTYINDLKAPPSKKIDGIFYTYLITNYVSANIKNGEFLVKNIEENADLNIKNLSLYNIDNDIYVKNDVSIDYLKSGKTYNFIIKNQSNNPALTVYPNKLITKNISITTSYFKPENPNLLIKQLILNDDKTFKIDVNLKASNLVYESFNLSNLNVDLNIEKKKDVKISFNGNVAKILRENISVTNQKFDGELELIEKDKKTFLKGKLKSSINNLIADNISLGELNLDLKFDYDKSQKITGKLSSNFANGSIDFNEKRLILDLNTSSIKNVLSLLKHKDEILSSIDGSASLKIDYPLDSKILKFEIKSNNPTFLGFKYESLSGSGNVDLKNYSMSFSGNSFSKTSKLDFSGSVNQFNLENPNFKVGLSFDNAILENLMFLKDIPIKGIVNGNGVISGNLKSFEINLNGLAKSFSYEEINLNNINYSLKFKDKNLTVNGNYQSNLNYVVNADLNKNKTDINLVLKDFDLSPVYPFLKKHVEILNRFNVYKSSGNIDISIENKQWNVKLDLEDIKAQEKEFNIPLNIKLSGIITEKLKDLKITAVANKFNFKDYFIDDLNLDLKLLNDRLNYSLKINSSNLNEKFKNLSLLADGLYSISENKINGNLSSSLNIPNGKLSFSGRISGGLDKYDGSLKISILKDGKETVINPKISGDKDKLVANIDGLNYEINKRIKLNTGDGILIINFNKDDFSKSSGIIEIKDFEIKENELPLIKLKELKGIVKDKSIQFSNLYFEGIAKGYINKLIYNLDNEMLDISVKGELDKRYISQFLKYVILDGKVSFVYGYNGKIDKILEDSELNLIGNNMTLKTPYISNIVSIDKFSIKMKDLLYIDIKGDTRSSFGDSYIQLNGNINPDTKVGAIKITSQVLPVKYQNMFNGVLNTNTDVKIEKDKILINSLNQTTGKIKIEPEFFTKESKEEKPEFLKNINLNVKINTFSPIFVEGSWGKVYAEGKLDITGTAYNPIINGNIRINYGKVDFLKVKYNVDYIDLKIINNKAYVNGRLSTQVSGTYIYVNLSGPDENIKYDFFSTPPKSKDEILTLLLIKQTPEQLASSGLFNILGGVAKILSPFKEESEESGLFGTGFNVNVIPSYNPTQGITFNVYVQKYLTRKIYIGLSRPVGNTLNTFGWYEGGYRFTERSSFVIKFFENNARSGEITFTLPFDF encoded by the coding sequence GTGATAAAAATCATAAAAGATAACAAATATGTAAAATTCGCTATAAAAGTATTTCTTAATCTTGCATCAGTATTTATTTTTTTATCAATCATATTCTTAATTTTTTTATATGTGATTTCTAACTATAGATTAATCCTTAATCAGTTTGGGATTTTTATAGAAGATGATTGTAATTTATCGAAAAATCAATTTTATTGTAGCTATATAAAAATAACAGATAAAAAAGAATTTGACGTTAACTTAGAAAAAGTCAGCGGGGCATTTAATCTAAAAAGTTTATTTAACACAGAACCTATCTTAGACCTTGACATTGGAAATCTAAAAGGTACATATATAAATGATTTAAAAGCTCCTCCATCTAAAAAGATTGATGGAATTTTTTACACTTACCTAATTACCAATTATGTTTCAGCAAACATAAAGAATGGTGAATTTTTAGTCAAGAACATAGAAGAAAATGCAGATTTAAACATAAAGAATTTAAGCTTGTACAATATTGATAATGATATTTATGTTAAAAATGATGTTTCTATAGATTATTTAAAGTCAGGAAAAACTTATAATTTCATCATAAAAAATCAATCAAATAATCCGGCTTTGACTGTGTATCCAAATAAACTAATTACAAAAAATATATCTATTACAACATCTTACTTTAAACCGGAAAATCCAAACTTATTAATAAAACAGTTAATTTTAAACGATGACAAAACTTTTAAAATAGATGTAAATCTTAAAGCATCAAATCTTGTTTATGAGAGTTTTAATCTTTCGAATCTTAATGTTGATTTAAACATAGAAAAAAAGAAAGATGTAAAAATCTCTTTTAATGGAAATGTTGCAAAGATATTACGCGAAAATATAAGCGTTACTAATCAAAAGTTTGATGGAGAGTTAGAATTAATTGAAAAAGACAAAAAAACTTTCTTAAAAGGTAAGTTAAAAAGCAGTATTAATAATCTGATTGCTGATAATATATCACTTGGAGAGTTGAATTTAGATTTAAAATTCGATTATGATAAATCTCAAAAAATTACTGGGAAATTAAGCTCAAATTTTGCAAATGGAAGCATTGACTTTAACGAAAAAAGACTAATTTTAGACTTAAATACTTCATCAATTAAAAATGTTTTATCTCTGTTAAAACATAAAGATGAAATTCTTAGCTCTATTGACGGCTCGGCGAGTTTAAAGATTGATTATCCGTTAGACTCTAAAATCTTAAAATTTGAAATAAAATCAAACAATCCAACATTTTTAGGCTTTAAATATGAATCTTTAAGCGGCAGTGGTAATGTAGACTTAAAAAATTATAGTATGTCATTTTCTGGAAACTCCTTTTCAAAGACTTCAAAATTAGATTTTAGCGGAAGTGTAAATCAGTTTAACTTAGAAAATCCAAACTTTAAAGTTGGTTTATCATTTGATAATGCGATTCTTGAAAATCTAATGTTTTTAAAAGATATCCCGATCAAAGGAATAGTTAATGGTAACGGTGTAATTTCCGGAAATTTAAAATCTTTTGAAATAAATCTAAATGGATTGGCTAAATCTTTTAGCTATGAAGAGATTAATCTAAACAATATTAATTATTCATTAAAATTCAAAGATAAAAATCTAACTGTAAATGGAAATTATCAAAGCAATCTTAACTATGTTGTAAATGCCGATTTGAATAAGAATAAAACAGATATAAATCTTGTGCTTAAAGATTTTGACCTATCTCCCGTATATCCATTCTTGAAAAAGCATGTTGAAATTTTAAATAGATTTAATGTGTATAAATCTTCAGGAAATATTGATATATCTATTGAAAATAAGCAGTGGAATGTAAAATTAGACTTAGAAGACATAAAAGCTCAAGAAAAGGAATTTAATATACCTTTAAACATTAAACTTTCCGGAATAATAACGGAAAAATTAAAAGATTTAAAAATAACAGCTGTGGCAAATAAGTTTAATTTTAAAGATTACTTTATAGACGATTTAAATTTAGACCTAAAACTTCTAAATGATAGGTTGAATTATTCACTGAAAATAAATTCAAGTAATCTAAATGAAAAATTCAAAAACCTTAGCCTTTTAGCAGATGGATTATATTCAATTTCAGAAAATAAGATAAATGGAAATCTGTCTTCAAGTCTAAATATTCCAAATGGTAAACTAAGCTTCAGCGGAAGAATTTCTGGCGGATTAGATAAATATGACGGTAGCTTAAAAATATCCATTTTAAAAGATGGTAAAGAAACAGTCATAAATCCAAAAATAAGTGGAGACAAAGACAAATTAGTTGCAAATATTGATGGATTAAATTATGAAATAAATAAAAGAATTAAACTAAATACTGGTGATGGAATATTAATCATAAACTTTAATAAGGATGATTTTTCAAAAAGTAGTGGAATAATAGAAATAAAAGATTTTGAAATAAAGGAAAATGAACTTCCTTTAATAAAGCTAAAGGAATTAAAAGGAATTGTTAAAGATAAAAGTATTCAGTTTTCGAACCTATACTTTGAAGGCATCGCAAAAGGCTATATAAACAAGCTCATTTATAATCTTGACAATGAAATGTTAGATATTTCAGTAAAAGGTGAACTTGATAAAAGATATATCTCTCAGTTTTTAAAGTACGTTATTTTAGACGGTAAGGTTAGTTTTGTTTATGGGTACAATGGAAAGATTGATAAGATTTTAGAAGATAGCGAATTAAATCTAATTGGTAATAATATGACCCTAAAAACTCCTTACATATCAAATATCGTGAGTATAGATAAGTTTAGTATCAAAATGAAAGATTTGTTATATATTGATATAAAGGGAGATACAAGGTCATCTTTTGGAGATAGTTATATCCAATTAAATGGGAATATAAATCCTGACACTAAGGTTGGGGCTATTAAGATAACTTCTCAGGTTCTACCGGTTAAATATCAAAACATGTTTAACGGTGTTTTAAATACAAATACAGATGTAAAAATTGAAAAAGATAAAATTCTTATAAACAGCTTAAATCAAACAACAGGAAAGATAAAAATTGAGCCTGAATTCTTTACGAAAGAATCAAAAGAAGAAAAACCTGAATTTTTGAAAAATATAAATTTAAACGTAAAAATCAATACTTTTTCTCCTATCTTTGTTGAAGGAAGCTGGGGAAAAGTTTACGCAGAAGGTAAATTAGATATCACAGGAACGGCATATAATCCTATCATAAATGGAAATATAAGAATCAATTATGGAAAGGTTGACTTTTTAAAAGTCAAATACAACGTTGATTACATTGATTTAAAAATAATAAATAATAAAGCATATGTAAACGGAAGATTATCAACGCAAGTATCCGGAACTTATATTTATGTAAATCTGTCAGGACCGGATGAAAATATAAAATATGATTTCTTCTCAACCCCACCAAAGTCAAAAGATGAAATACTTACTTTGCTATTAATAAAACAAACACCAGAACAGTTAGCATCAAGCGGTTTATTTAATATTCTTGGTGGTGTTGCAAAAATTTTATCACCGTTTAAAGAAGAAAGTGAAGAATCAGGACTGTTTGGAACAGGGTTCAATGTAAATGTTATTCCATCTTACAACCCTACACAGGGTATTACGTTTAACGTTTATGTGCAAAAATATCTTACAAGAAAAATATATATAGGCTTATCAAGACCTGTTGGAAACACTTTGAATACTTTTGGTTGGTATGAAGGTGGATATAGATTCACGGAAAGAAGTTCTTTTGTAATTAAATTCTTTGAAAACAACGCAAGGTCTGGAGAAATTACATTTACATTACCATTTGATTTTTAA
- a CDS encoding tetratricopeptide repeat protein, translating to MSVASEAYHLLSKAIYHYENENFEMAITLLDEAILLDPEIPEVHYWRGKVATHDLNQESLEVAIVELSEAIRLKPDYADAYFERGKVYIQKGEFEEAKKDLEKAIQLNPKLKEAYSLLAQIELVSGNDEKAMKYLEKVSHQEGDDRYYYSLGKIFYNAGKYQSAIEQFNKTIEKNKYFVDAYVYKAHALANLGNYQEAIENLKKAIILVPEEISYFIDMAKYYFEIGKQKAKEGNNIEAAENFIKGLQIDYNLKIEKQYIPVIMKAVKELLENKNYKEALELIDQLELIVKEPEYAEFKEEFNKLKKEVMKSLPLKDKIIKFVMDIYTK from the coding sequence ATGAGTGTTGCAAGTGAAGCTTATCATCTATTAAGCAAAGCCATTTATCATTATGAAAATGAAAATTTTGAGATGGCAATTACTCTGTTAGATGAAGCTATTTTGTTAGACCCAGAAATTCCGGAGGTTCATTATTGGAGGGGTAAAGTTGCAACCCATGACCTAAATCAAGAAAGTTTAGAAGTCGCAATCGTTGAACTATCAGAAGCAATTAGATTAAAGCCAGATTATGCAGATGCATATTTTGAAAGAGGCAAAGTTTATATACAAAAAGGAGAGTTTGAAGAAGCTAAAAAAGATTTAGAAAAAGCAATCCAATTAAATCCAAAACTAAAAGAAGCTTATTCTCTTCTTGCACAGATAGAGCTTGTATCCGGCAATGATGAGAAAGCAATGAAATATCTCGAAAAAGTTTCTCACCAAGAAGGAGATGATAGATACTATTACTCTCTTGGTAAAATCTTTTATAACGCCGGTAAATATCAGTCAGCTATTGAGCAATTTAATAAGACAATAGAAAAAAATAAGTATTTTGTAGATGCTTATGTTTATAAAGCACATGCCTTGGCAAATCTTGGAAATTATCAAGAAGCAATAGAGAATTTGAAAAAGGCAATAATTTTAGTTCCGGAAGAGATTAGTTATTTCATCGATATGGCAAAATACTACTTTGAGATAGGAAAGCAAAAAGCTAAGGAAGGCAATAATATTGAAGCAGCAGAGAATTTTATAAAAGGTCTACAGATTGATTACAATCTCAAAATAGAAAAACAGTACATTCCGGTTATCATGAAAGCTGTTAAAGAACTTTTAGAAAATAAAAATTATAAAGAAGCTTTAGAGTTGATAGACCAATTAGAACTTATCGTAAAAGAGCCAGAGTATGCAGAATTTAAAGAAGAGTTTAATAAATTAAAGAAAGAAGTGATGAAATCTTTACCGTTGAAAGATAAAATCATAAAGTTTGTAATGGATATATACACTAAGTAA
- a CDS encoding NUDIX hydrolase, translating to MAIQTPYVAVDGIIKVFDESENFKGIVLIERKNPPHGLALPGGFVDIGESVENALIREMKEETNLDVQIVRLFSVYSDPKRDPRFHTVSVVFVCKAYGTPAGKDDAKEAKIFKLEEIPFDKLVFDHEKILRDFINSL from the coding sequence ATGGCTATTCAAACACCTTACGTAGCGGTAGATGGAATAATTAAAGTTTTTGATGAGAGTGAAAATTTTAAAGGAATTGTATTAATCGAAAGAAAAAATCCACCCCATGGCTTAGCCTTACCGGGTGGTTTTGTTGACATTGGCGAAAGCGTTGAAAATGCTTTAATCAGAGAGATGAAAGAAGAGACGAATCTTGATGTGCAAATTGTTAGACTTTTTAGTGTCTATTCAGACCCAAAAAGAGACCCAAGATTTCATACTGTATCTGTAGTTTTTGTCTGCAAAGCTTACGGCACTCCAGCCGGCAAAGATGATGCAAAAGAAGCTAAGATTTTTAAATTAGAAGAAATACCATTTGATAAATTAGTCTTTGACCACGAAAAGATTTTAAGAGATTTTATAAATTCGTTGTGA
- a CDS encoding putative Ig domain-containing protein: MKQNKGFSLLEVAIILVIIGVLLSGGITLFNILIKKQQTEKLKNKVDVVYENILSFVSVNKRFPNNLNDLNIDVLDFGTNNLLYRSATTTDICNEAVDHLLTVDDRVSGRVNTRVAFIVFSRGDNKCNQTGDTSGTNFTIERPENNVNCLDNTPGASLPYDDIVRYITIDDLRQQICSSFTITTTSLPDGVMHQAYPTVQIEATNGVKPYTFSLVSGSGSLPPGLTLNSDGTISGTPTQAGTYSFTIQATDSDNKIATKRFSITIQPNKPRITTESLPYGQVNQSYCAVVTASGGKTPYTYTVSGLPPELHYDTNCESCPTNDEGKCINGTPTQSGSFPVSVIVTDSNGDSDSKTLTLVINPELASGGSGSSGSGSGSGSGGGGGGGGGGSGSGSDQVCVYNNTGAKKDFKLTDGTCKAINDQVVAQCIQSTDTGRLYLYASSSGRCTGSQLGYTDYSWAKSKDTNGDGNVNFEQDGSITDR, translated from the coding sequence ATGAAGCAAAATAAAGGTTTTTCTCTTTTGGAAGTAGCAATAATATTGGTTATAATTGGTGTTTTACTAAGCGGAGGAATAACTTTATTTAATATACTTATAAAAAAACAGCAAACTGAAAAGCTTAAGAATAAAGTGGATGTTGTTTATGAGAATATATTAAGTTTTGTGTCAGTAAACAAGAGATTTCCAAATAACCTAAATGACTTAAACATAGATGTGCTCGACTTTGGAACAAACAATCTTTTATATAGATCTGCAACTACAACGGATATTTGTAATGAAGCTGTAGATCATCTTCTTACTGTTGATGATAGAGTAAGCGGACGTGTTAATACTAGAGTCGCTTTTATTGTATTTTCAAGAGGAGACAATAAATGTAATCAAACAGGAGATACGAGCGGAACGAATTTTACGATAGAAAGACCGGAAAATAATGTAAACTGCCTTGACAATACACCTGGAGCATCATTGCCATACGATGACATAGTTAGATATATAACGATAGATGATTTAAGGCAACAAATTTGTAGCAGTTTTACCATTACAACGACCTCCCTGCCGGATGGTGTAATGCATCAAGCTTATCCAACCGTTCAAATAGAAGCTACCAACGGAGTTAAACCTTATACATTTAGTTTAGTATCAGGAAGTGGCAGTTTGCCACCAGGTTTGACATTAAACAGTGATGGCACTATCTCTGGCACTCCAACGCAGGCAGGTACTTATAGCTTTACTATTCAGGCTACGGACAGCGATAATAAAATCGCGACTAAGAGATTTTCCATTACAATCCAGCCAAATAAGCCGAGAATTACGACAGAGTCTTTACCATATGGACAAGTTAATCAAAGTTATTGTGCTGTAGTAACAGCATCCGGAGGAAAAACTCCTTATACCTATACAGTAAGCGGACTACCACCCGAACTACATTATGATACAAACTGCGAAAGCTGTCCGACAAACGATGAAGGAAAGTGTATAAATGGAACTCCAACCCAATCAGGCAGCTTTCCTGTCAGTGTAATCGTAACAGATAGCAACGGAGATTCAGATAGTAAGACTTTAACACTTGTAATAAATCCTGAGTTAGCAAGTGGTGGAAGTGGAAGCAGCGGTAGTGGCAGTGGAAGCGGAAGCGGTGGTGGAGGTGGAGGAGGAGGTGGGGGTAGTGGAAGTGGTAGCGACCAAGTCTGTGTTTATAATAATACAGGTGCTAAAAAAGATTTTAAACTAACAGATGGTACGTGTAAAGCAATAAACGATCAAGTTGTTGCACAATGTATACAATCAACGGATACAGGAAGGTTGTATCTCTATGCTTCATCAAGTGGAAGATGTACAGGTAGTCAATTAGGTTATACGGATTATTCGTGGGCTAAAAGTAAAGATACTAATGGTGATGGAAATGTAAACTTCGAACAGGATGGCAGTATAACAGATAGATAG
- a CDS encoding type II secretion system F family protein, translating to MPYYNIEAVDREGNVIKKVIEVENEIDIKDLLQRDGLFLVDYKPASDFIVKLKKINPFKRKKIKAVEIVELFENLHLMIKAGVPVSVAINDLSKEMQNKHLKFILEDIYKIITSGGSLYEGFSKYKNVFGDVILTLVKVGEETGGLEKVLKDAAVYLKRIEDIKAKTKQALIYPSFTFVAVLGSMIFWMVYVLPKMLEAFQNFNIDLPITTRILIWMSEFTRKYIVFIIIFIVLFFAVLKILRKNNREIKFHTDRILLKLPVIGIILTYFNYAFISEYMMLMVKAGVNLSRILEVLGNSLGNEVFKRGVINARGLIIGGESLSEAFRKQNLYSPMIIRMLNVGENTGQLEEQLSYISNYYYEKVDYISQNIAKMIEPLLISFVGIFMLIIILGLMGPIYNLISVVGKSQ from the coding sequence ATGCCTTACTACAACATTGAAGCAGTAGATAGAGAAGGTAATGTAATAAAAAAAGTCATAGAAGTAGAAAACGAGATAGATATAAAAGATTTACTACAAAGGGACGGATTATTCCTTGTTGATTATAAGCCGGCGTCTGATTTCATAGTTAAGTTAAAAAAAATAAATCCATTTAAAAGAAAAAAAATTAAAGCGGTTGAAATTGTTGAGTTATTTGAAAATTTACATTTGATGATAAAAGCCGGTGTCCCTGTAAGCGTAGCAATTAATGACCTTTCTAAGGAAATGCAAAATAAACATCTAAAATTTATATTGGAAGATATATACAAAATAATCACATCTGGCGGTAGTCTGTATGAAGGTTTTAGTAAATATAAAAATGTATTTGGCGATGTTATTTTAACTTTGGTAAAAGTTGGAGAAGAAACCGGAGGATTAGAAAAAGTTTTAAAAGATGCTGCTGTTTATCTAAAAAGAATCGAAGATATAAAAGCAAAAACAAAGCAAGCATTAATATATCCATCTTTTACGTTTGTTGCGGTTTTAGGTTCTATGATTTTTTGGATGGTGTATGTTTTACCAAAAATGTTAGAAGCTTTTCAAAATTTTAACATCGACCTTCCTATTACCACAAGAATTTTAATATGGATGTCTGAATTTACGCGGAAGTATATCGTATTCATTATAATCTTTATTGTTTTATTTTTTGCAGTTCTTAAAATTTTGCGAAAAAATAATAGGGAAATAAAGTTTCATACAGATAGAATATTATTAAAACTTCCCGTAATTGGAATTATTTTAACATATTTTAATTATGCATTTATTTCCGAATACATGATGCTGATGGTAAAAGCCGGAGTAAATCTTTCGAGAATATTAGAAGTTTTAGGGAATTCTCTTGGAAATGAGGTATTCAAAAGAGGTGTCATAAATGCCAGAGGTCTTATTATAGGTGGTGAGAGTCTTTCTGAAGCTTTTAGAAAACAAAATCTTTATTCTCCCATGATAATCAGGATGTTAAATGTTGGTGAAAATACAGGACAGCTTGAGGAACAATTAAGCTATATATCAAATTATTACTACGAAAAGGTTGACTATATCTCTCAAAATATTGCAAAAATGATAGAGCCGCTGCTTATTTCTTTTGTTGGTATATTCATGCTAATAATTATTTTGGGATTAATGGGTCCTATTTATAATTTAATTTCTGTTGTTGGAAAAAGCCAATAA